From Tepidimicrobium xylanilyticum, a single genomic window includes:
- a CDS encoding HK97 gp10 family phage protein: EEEVQKFHEDTIKEIAARTLAKIIARTPVGQYPPDSGKVGGTLRRGWTAGKDMDSYEYIYNHTKVVRKGRVYQIIIENPVKYASYVEYGHRQNVGQYVPAIGKRLKKPFVEGEFMMTVSVDEMQKELPSLLEKKLKDFLEEYFK, translated from the coding sequence CAGAGGAAGAAGTCCAAAAATTCCATGAAGATACCATTAAAGAAATTGCAGCTAGAACACTGGCAAAAATCATAGCAAGAACACCAGTAGGGCAATATCCTCCTGATTCTGGCAAGGTAGGAGGAACATTAAGACGAGGTTGGACTGCCGGTAAAGATATGGATTCATACGAATATATCTATAACCATACAAAAGTAGTCAGAAAAGGCAGAGTGTATCAAATCATTATTGAAAACCCTGTAAAATATGCTAGTTATGTTGAATATGGCCATAGGCAAAATGTAGGACAGTATGTTCCAGCAATAGGGAAAAGGCTTAAAAAACCATTTGTTGAAGGTGAGTTTATGATGACTGTATCAGTTGATGAAATGCAAAAAGAATTACCAAGTCTATTAGAAAAGAAATTAAAAGATTTTCTAGAGGAGTATTTCAAATGA
- a CDS encoding phage tail terminator family protein, which produces MKDEVRKAISRKINSFRDKDTKIYSETIEQGFQEPCFFVKEVNTSHERELGNRYKRDHLYDIHYFPNPNSPTKNADMRAMAEVLYEQMEYIEVAGRALRGYDMNHRIADGVLHFFVRYPIFVRKEIDPIPKMENLEIEGGLKDDK; this is translated from the coding sequence ATGAAAGATGAAGTCAGAAAAGCTATATCAAGAAAAATCAATAGCTTTAGAGATAAAGACACAAAGATATATAGCGAAACTATAGAGCAAGGTTTTCAAGAGCCTTGTTTTTTTGTTAAAGAAGTCAATACAAGCCATGAACGAGAATTAGGTAATAGATATAAAAGGGACCATCTATACGATATACATTATTTCCCTAACCCAAATAGTCCTACTAAAAATGCAGATATGAGAGCTATGGCAGAAGTTTTATATGAACAGATGGAGTATATAGAAGTGGCAGGAAGGGCACTTAGGGGCTATGACATGAATCACAGAATAGCAGATGGTGTATTGCATTTCTTTGTAAGGTACCCAATATTTGTAAGGAAGGAAATAGATCCGATACCAAAGATGGAGAATTTAGAGATTGAAGGAGGTTTAAAGGATGATAAGTAA
- a CDS encoding phage tail sheath family protein — MALGGGTFTTMNKVLPGAYINFVSIARALGTMGERGIVAMPLEMDWGPEDEVITIDAGEFQKEALNILGYSFADEKMKPLREVFKGASMVKLYRINTGGKKATATVGELTITSKYPGTRGNDIKVVVQANIDDESSFDVITYLGSTQVDIQTVGNIGELKPNNFVEFSGTGALEVTAGVPLTGGENGAATGESYSTFLDKIEAEDFTTLLYAGEDEVTKSLFDSFTKRMRDDEGVKITTVLFDYAKADFEGVISVKNNKELVYWVAGQTAGAAVNESLTNKVYDGEYEVKTKFKKREFEQFIQNGEFAFYQDGNDVRVLKDINTFTSFSPEKNQDFSSNRVIRVLDQIANDTARIFNDFYLGKVTNDDIGRQLFKNELVNYHEQLLNIRAIENFNEEDIIVLPGAQKQDVIVNEVVQPTDAMEKLYMSVQVR, encoded by the coding sequence ATGGCTTTAGGTGGCGGAACATTTACTACTATGAATAAGGTCCTACCAGGTGCATATATAAACTTTGTATCCATTGCTAGAGCATTAGGCACTATGGGAGAAAGAGGAATAGTTGCAATGCCTTTAGAAATGGATTGGGGACCAGAAGATGAAGTTATAACCATAGATGCAGGAGAATTCCAGAAAGAAGCTTTAAACATATTAGGGTATAGTTTTGCAGATGAAAAGATGAAGCCCTTGAGAGAAGTGTTTAAAGGTGCTAGCATGGTGAAATTATACAGAATCAATACAGGAGGAAAGAAAGCGACAGCGACGGTAGGAGAATTAACAATAACCTCCAAATACCCGGGAACAAGAGGAAACGACATTAAAGTTGTAGTACAAGCCAACATAGATGATGAATCAAGCTTTGATGTAATTACTTATCTAGGAAGTACACAGGTAGATATTCAAACAGTAGGCAATATTGGAGAACTAAAGCCTAACAACTTTGTAGAGTTTAGTGGAACTGGAGCATTAGAAGTTACAGCAGGAGTACCTTTAACTGGTGGAGAGAATGGAGCAGCTACAGGAGAATCCTACAGTACATTCCTAGATAAGATTGAAGCAGAAGATTTTACTACTTTACTATATGCAGGAGAAGATGAAGTAACTAAATCATTATTTGATAGTTTTACAAAAAGAATGAGAGATGATGAAGGTGTTAAGATAACGACTGTATTATTTGACTATGCAAAAGCAGATTTTGAGGGTGTAATAAGTGTTAAGAATAATAAAGAGTTAGTTTATTGGGTAGCTGGACAAACAGCAGGTGCAGCAGTCAATGAGTCTCTTACAAACAAGGTTTATGATGGAGAATATGAAGTAAAAACGAAATTTAAGAAAAGAGAATTTGAGCAATTTATCCAAAATGGAGAATTTGCTTTTTATCAAGATGGAAATGATGTAAGAGTGTTAAAGGATATTAATACATTTACTAGCTTTTCACCTGAAAAGAATCAAGACTTTAGTTCAAACAGAGTAATAAGGGTATTAGATCAGATAGCCAATGATACAGCTAGAATATTTAATGATTTCTATTTAGGTAAAGTTACTAATGATGATATAGGCAGACAATTGTTTAAGAATGAATTAGTAAATTATCATGAACAATTACTTAATATTAGAGCAATAGAAAACTTTAATGAAGAAGATATAATCGTACTACCAGGAGCACAGAAACAGGATGTTATAGTTAATGAAGTAGTACAACCTACTGATGCTATGGAAAAACTCTACATGAGCGTACAAGTCAGATAG
- a CDS encoding phage tail tube protein codes for MAFMRVEDVISGKMGKAYATINGEVHEMLYLKNIEGRVEKKKVEIPVLGKTGTQHKAGGWSGTGTATVYYATSKFRELMLEYIKTGKDTYFDILVENEDPTSNIGKQTVILKGVNLDSAIMAKLDIESETLDEEISFTFNDVDMPNKFNPIK; via the coding sequence ATGGCTTTTATGAGAGTAGAAGATGTCATATCTGGTAAAATGGGCAAAGCATATGCGACAATAAATGGTGAAGTCCATGAAATGCTATACTTAAAAAATATTGAAGGTAGAGTTGAAAAAAAGAAAGTTGAAATCCCTGTATTAGGGAAAACAGGCACACAACATAAAGCTGGTGGTTGGAGTGGTACTGGTACAGCTACAGTCTACTATGCTACTAGTAAGTTTAGGGAATTAATGTTGGAATATATTAAGACTGGAAAAGACACTTATTTTGATATATTAGTAGAAAATGAGGATCCAACAAGCAATATAGGTAAGCAAACAGTTATATTGAAAGGTGTAAACCTTGATAGTGCAATTATGGCTAAGCTTGATATAGAATCAGAAACACTAGATGAAGAAATCAGTTTTACATTTAATGACGTAGATATGCCAAATAAATTCAACCCAATAAAATAG